CCTGCTTTTAGTAGGATAAAAATAGAGGCCTTTTTTTTCGACAATATCTATCCAAGAAATAGAACTTTGTGGAGGTCTACCAAGATTAAGAGATACAACATACACTATATTTGACGATTGGTTTTGCATATTAACAATCCTTTCTAAATAGGACCTTAACTGCGACAGGAGTCTTTTTTCAGCATGTGCGGCATTTGTCACTTTCTTTGTAAAAAGAACGATATCTTTCCAACTTAAATGTTGCACAGGAATACCCAGGGTATTATTCCCAAGGTGAAAAGAGGCATATTCCTGTGAGCATTCCGACATGCTTATAATCATATTATGACTATGATGATTGCTCTTTAATCTACTGGCATACATGGTTAATTGATCTTCGCCGGGGACTTTCCAACCTCTTTTGGCTTCCACAATGATATGAAATCCCTTACCCAGTATTTCTATATCAGTTTTCCCGCTACCCTTCTGAAATTCCTGCAGCCGGACTATCGTAATATCATCATTTACTGGTCTGTTTAGTGCATTCTTTAGGAATTCATTAAGGAGAGATTTACAATTTGCCAATGCCCAGCCAATACTATATGTAATTGAATTCTCTTTTTCGCCCAGCAATTCGAAAATGCTCTCAAGTTTATTCCCATGGAGGTAAATTTCTGCCACAGCTATACTTCTCCACTGAACGCCCGACGAAGCAAGGCAGTCGGAATAGCATAGATGGTGTTCAGTTCTGCTTCCGCCGTCTCGCGGGCTTTTTCTATCGCAGCCATCTGCTCTTTAAGGATCGCTGCAATTTTCTTCTGCTCTTCCAAGGGCGGGATGGGGATTTCGATTTGGGCCACGAGTGCC
This portion of the candidate division Zixibacteria bacterium HGW-Zixibacteria-1 genome encodes:
- a CDS encoding restriction endonuclease subunit S, whose protein sequence is ALVAQIEIPIPPLEEQKKIAAILKEQMAAIEKARETAEAELNTIYAIPTALLRRAFSGEV